Genomic window (Arachis hypogaea cultivar Tifrunner chromosome 13, arahy.Tifrunner.gnm2.J5K5, whole genome shotgun sequence):
TTGCATGATCCGAGTTAAAATATATGATTAATGCTACGTTGCTTGAGTTGgccaattttaaataaatatatctcTGTTTGAGATTAAGATATGCTTTTGATTATTTCATCCATACAACAGTTTAAAGATTATCCCAATTCATGATCGGAAAGTTGATCAATAAGCTATCCTAATTCCTAAATAACAATAACTCGTGAAATAATAAAAGAAGACACTTTTTGACTTATAATTAGAGTATTTATCGTCATACATGATAATTAATATTCACTAATTAGTTCGGAGTTTTAAATGTTCGTATATATTAATTAGACAAATATCAAATCTTAACACTTGGTTGACATTATTTgtatagaaataaaataataaataacaaaaatagagatagatataaaaaattaggtacaatttttattaataatatattatacttAATTAAGAGCAAaatcgaaaaataaaaagaaatatttgtaTAGTACAATTGATATATTATTCCAATATTAATGTCAAGATCAATTTCAATCACAAAATTGTAGACCTTGCTTTAATACTAactatttaataatttcaattttaGTCATAGTTTGGGGAAAAAACAAATGAGTTAAAATTTAATCCTAACAATTTATTTAGGTCTAATTATTGaatctatattattttattttttatataaatataattttgttagataattataataatattttaatattttgttaatattaaGTGCACATAATTTCTTTTaaagtttttatatttataattttataattatataaaatattttatataatttattgtgtTAATAATCAGTAatacattatttttaaattgatttaaaaattataaatcaagaataaaattagaatatataattatacttgaATGTGTTTAAATATATTCACAAAATGTATGTCGAAGAAATGTTGGATAAATATAAATGTATCTTTTATGCAATAACTTAAtgatgtttttgtgttttttcaaatttgtagaaaaaaaaaaatgaattttagtttttgtaactaaaaaaaatctgTTGTCCACACTTTCAAGTTGCTGCAAACTGAGAAAACTTCCTTTTgcatcttctccttcttcttcttcttcttctcattacCATTCATCATTGAGCTTTCAGCATGAGCATGTCCACAGCCCTCACTTTGGAACCACTCTTCGGCTTCAACACACGCAGAGACATCCCCATTTCCATTATTCACCGCTCTTCCAAGCCCAAGACATTGTTGCTCCCtccaccttcttctctctcttcttccaccATCATCAAGAGTTCCTCTTGGTCTTGGTCGGTATCCCACAAGCTCCACGCTCCGAAGTTTGAAGCTTTTGCCGCAAACACTGATACCCTCGAGCCCCTTCAATCCTCTGATGTATTATTCAGCAAGATTTTCCCCATCAACAGAACTGAATTGGTCTCTCTCCTCTCTATTtccctatttttttaaatttattttataattctctTATATTGTTAGCTTTATGGAGCAAGTTATGGAATACCCAggaaaaaaattgtttttgatgTGGAAACTGAGAAGAAGTAAAGGGTATCGTTAGAATCTAGAGCTGTTCTGTGATTTTTTTCCCCCTCAAAAAAGTTGGGGGGGGGGTGAATGTTTGGATCAGCTCAGTCAGCTTTTATTGTTGATGGTTATTATttgcttttcgttttcttttgGTTTCGTTTGATTTTCTGACCAATCAAACAGATTGGTAATAGTGTAGTAGTATTTAATAAGTTGTATGTTGCACTTTTTCAAAAAGTAGTTAACCTAACATGAAAgacagtattttttattttcccgtcttttatttgtttattaattctTATTGTGTTGTTATACAATAAAATTTGGTCTTTGGCATTGATGAATTGTTGTCTTACTTGAAATGGAATCTGCAGTTGGAGGGAAAGATCTTTGTTAGATTGGATCAGGGGAAAGACTTGAGAAATTGGGAGCTAACTGTGGGTTGCAATCTACCCGGGAAATGGGTTCTTCACTGGGGAGTTTCCCGCTTAGATGATGTTGGAAGGTAACATCAATGCTAAACTAAGTGTTATTGGTTTTTCTTCAACTCTTGTTTTGTTTGAAATTCTTGATGATTGTACTTTCTTTAAGTTCTGTTGTTATTGATCTAATTAAGATAGACGATTGGATCTAAAAGATTGATTATGCAGTGAATGGGATCAGCCTCCTCGTGATATGATACCCCCAGGATCTGTTCCTATAAAGGTATacaaagttttcttgttttttttcatGATTTCACACATGGCACTTGATCATTATTGGGATGCAGAAAGTTTTGAGTGTAAAGTAAAAAATTTCAGGACTATGCAATTGAGACACATTTGAAGAAATCAACGTCATCTTCTGAAGGAGATAATTTTCATGAGGTCAAGATTGATCTTACATCCAACAGTGAAATCTCCGCAATTAATTTTGTTCTCAAGGTTTGTTTTGTAGCAAGTTGTTGTTTGGGATTTAATTTTTTCATGTTGGATTTGTGATTGATCTATGGGACTTGACTGAACTTTTCTTTTTGCCTCATGTTATTATGTTTTTGTGTGGTCCTGTTGACCCAGGATGAGGAAACTGGTGCTTGGTTTCAACACAAAGGAAGAGATTTCAAGGTTCCTCTAGTCAGCTACATGAAGGAGGATGCTAATATAATTGGACCTAAAAAGGGCTTTAGTTTTTGGCCAGGTACATCAAAATTATTaagctttgtattttttttttcaattttttattttattttactgctGCTTCAATATATGTATATGCTATTTCATCTATTGCTCTGTGTTCCTTTAGTGAGTGTCAAGTGTCAACTGTCAAATAAATGATAGTACAATGATACTTTGTAGGTCAGGGTTCTAATAGGTCATCTCTTGTGTATTTAAGTATTTTAAATCAAACACTTTCTCATAAGATGCTTAGATAATGATCAATAGAGTGAACAGCCATTGAATTATTGGTGCAACTAAAATACAAAGAAGAAATGTATTTTCAGTTTATATGTAAAGAGTTCTGGAGTATATCCATTTTAGTCTAGGGAAAGAATAGCAATATGGTTGATCtctagtttgtcaaaagaaagaAAACTCATTGGATCGTAATATCTCTTGAAGTTCGAAAAGATCCTTAGTTGGGTTTTATATGTATGATTGTGGGTGCACTTTATTTTGTGGTTTTGACCTTTTAGCTGTTTCCACACACCATTTTTTGGTAACCTTGATCTAAAAATATGTATCATTCTTTTCTTACTCCTAGGGGCCTTGGGGCAGATATCTAACATTCTTCTCAAGTCAGAGGCAATGCATAGCAACGATCAAAATGACGGCAAGCAATCCAGTGAGCCAAAACAAGGAAATAGTCAACTAGAAGGCTTCTATGTAGAGCTGCCAATTACCAAAGAAGTTACTGTCAGCAACTCTATCAGTGTCTCCGTTAAGAAATGTGCTGAGACAGCTAACAATCTTTTATATTTAGAAACAGATATACCTGGAGAGGTTCTCCTTCATTGGGGAGTTTGCAAAGATGATATGAGAAAGTGGGAAGTTCCACCTGCTCCTCATCCAGCAGAAACAGTAGCATTTAAGAACAGAGCTTTGAGAACTAAATTACAGGTGAATGCCTTGCTGCTTGtgtatcttttcctttttatacgTTAGCACTTGGATCTAGGTTATAAATAAGTTATACCATTAGTGGAGTTCTTGCCTTGAATTATTAGTGAAGATGTTCTGATACTAAAATACTTTTATAAGGATTTCGAATTTGATCTTCACCCCAAATcatgttttattttatattgcaCCTGAGTTAAGACTGCAGAATTGTTTGAATATCTAATCCAATGATTCACCTCTATACTGTCTTTTTCTCCTCTCTTCAGCTATATGTGGCTTTGTCTTTTTCTGAActaatcttgtttcaattttatttactgAATAGTAAGTGCTGTCTAAATAGTAAGCGCATTGCAGTAATGTTGTTATTTGCCCTTTCTTTGTGTCTTGTGTTATATTTACTGAAGTATCCACTTCTGCAGTCAAGGGACAGCGGGAAGGGGAATTCAGCAGAAATCTCTGTGGGAGAAGAATTTTCGGGATTTCTTTTTGTTGTTAAGCTAGACGACAATAATTGGTTGAATGACAAGGGAAATGACTTTTATATCCCTCTGTCAAGTTCTAGTAACTCACTTACTAGCAAAAGAAAGGATCAATCAGAAGCTGTCCAGAGGGAAGTGACAAAAGTGGAAAGTCAGAAGGAATCTACCTCTACGTTTACCGATGGAATAATCAGTGAAATAAGGCATTTAGTGACAGACATTTCCTCTGAGAAGACTCGAAAAACAAAATCCAAAGAAGCACAAGAAAGTATTCTTCAAGAAATCGAAAGACTTGCTGCTGAAGCTTATAGTATTTTTAGGACCAATGTTCCAACTTTCTCAGAGGAAACCATTGTGGAACCTGAGGCGGTGGCTGCTGTAGAATCAGAGACATTGGTGTCACCTGAGGCACCAAAAATATCCTCAGGGACAGGCACTGGTTATGAAATATTATGCCAAGGGTTTAACTGGGAATCTCATAAATCTGGAAGATGGTACATGGAGCTGAAAGAGAAAGCTGCAGAACTATCATCATTTGGTTTTACTGTAGTTTGGTTACCACCACCTACGGAGTCTGTGTCCCCTGAAGGATACATGCCAAaggatttatataatttaaattctaGGTAATTGATTAAAATCATTCTATTTGCCTAATTATTTTCATAGGTCCTGATGTGGTTGTAATGTTGTATTTAAACTTTTATGATTTCTCGATAGATGACCCCTTGTTAGGAAATTGCTTATCATCGAAAGTGTGTCTTATATTCTGCACGTCAAAAGTATCATTTTATTGATTCAGTTTATTATCTGGGAATCTGGCATTATTCTTTCAATGTGCTGGAAAAAGGTTTTATAGACATGAAGCACCATTTGCACATTTTCATGGGAAGGAAATTTTGATAcaaattgtttttttatttaatagataTGGAAACATTGATGAACTGAAGGATGTGGTGAAAAGCTTTCACAGAGCTGGAATCAAAGTACTTGGAGATGTCGTTTTGAATCATCGATGTGCCCACTTTAAGAACCAGAATGGTATTTGGAACATATTTGGAGGTCGTCTCAACTGGGACGATCGAGCAATTGTTGCTGATGATCCACATTTTCAGGTTTGTTTCTGAGAATTTAAGGCAAAAAAATTGGTCTGTTTTAATATTATTAGTAATCATCTTAAATCAAGTTGGATAGATCTTTGCCCTTGTTTATACCCAGAAGCAGCATGACTGGTTTTGTTTATGAGGTTGAAGATCAATGCCTTTCAGTtaaccctctctctttctctcttcccgCAACAAAAACCTACCCAAGAAGTCAAGTTTTCTATCCTTAAGACTGAGGAAAATTGATATCTGATGCCATAACATGTAACATAGTTTCATGAACAATGTATTAGGTGTTACACTTTCTGTTTCCTAAGAAAGTGGTGTTCATGTGGAAACTATAGGTTGAAGAAATTTTTGTGTATGTGTGCGTGTCTATCAAGATAAACAGACATTTCGTTCTGTGGTAGTGTGCTTAATGTTTTTCATTGCTTTGTGTTTGAAATTGTattttatggtatcagagtaacTTTGTTCCAATAGCCTGAATGACAATAGTGGATAGCCATAACTATTTCAGGGTAGACAATCTTCCTAAAGTATGGTCAATACAAGTGAACTGGTTGCAGTAGAACTTAGAACTGTTTGATAGATGCAAATTTCTAGAAACTTTGTTTAAACTTTATACGTCATATTCGAGTTGTTAGCATTTTGTTGAGTGAACAGCCCAAAATGGAACACATAAGTTGTGTTGAAGTTGTTACTGACCTACTTGTTTGGTGGCCTGTTCTCAAACCAATAACATTTCTATTTAGAATAATATCTTAATATTGGTGCTTTCGGTTTATTGAATTTTCGTACTTTATACAAGGTCATGAAATGGATTATGATGATGTAGGCAATCCAAATATTTTGAAGTGATTACTTCTGTTGACTGTTCCCTTCACCAATTACTATGTAATTGAATTCTACCCTGAATAGGAGCAAATAACATATTTGTTTATACCTATCACAATTGAACATGCTCATATGCACAATGTGAAGATGTACATCTTCGTGTACACAAAGTTTTGTGTTGTAAACATATCTAATGTGTTGATTGACTTCATGATAAACGAGACAACTTTGATTGAAACATTTTGAAGTGCCTTATAATTGGTAAACTAGATATGATATGCGTGATTTGTTCTTTTGAAGTTCTGTCTTTCAAATACTACAATACAAAGTGCTTTATATTTCTGGGAAAATCTAAAAATACATATTGGATATCTTTTCTTGCCAAACAGGGTAGAGGCAACAAAAGTAGTGGAGATAATTTCCATGCTGCTCCGAACATTGATCATTCACAGGAATTTGTGAGAAAGGATATTAAAGAATGGTTACTTTGGTTGAGGTTAATATTACTGATCTTAATTTTCAATAGCTTATTACTATTGCTTAGGACATAATATTGTATCAGATGATGGTATATCCAATAAGTTTGTCAGTAGTGAATaggttataataatataatataataagatcAGGGGATTTGGAAGCTTAAAATTGCATCTCTAATCTATGGTTTTCATGATTAAATACATTATTATTGTCGCCATTTCTTCCGTTGCATTGAAGAAGTACAAGAATTGTCTTTCAGGAAAGAAATTGGCTATGATGGGTGGAGGCTTGACTTTGTGAGAGGATTTTGGGGTGGTTATGTAAAGGATTACCTCGAAGCAAGTGAACCTTACTTTGCTGTTGGAGAGTACTGGGATTCCCTCAGTTATACATATGGCGAGATGGATCATAATCAAGACGCGCATAGGCAGCGGATCATTGACTGGATCAATGCTACCAATGGTACTGCGGGGGCATTCGATGTTACGACCAAAGGGATCCTTCACTCTGTAAGCACTCAATTCGATGGTTTTAATAATGTTAAAATTCCTGGGGGATATGCTTTTATAAGTGTTTGTTGGAAATTTTTGCAATGGATTAGTGCAAAGACAGCGTGGTAGTGTTTCTTTTTCATAACTTATTCCATGATATTAATAATGTTTCTAGCAAAAAAATCTCAATACTCATCCCGAATAAGCTTGCTGCTCCAATCAATGCCTGAGATTTTAACTGGTTTCATGTGGGAGAGAATAGTATCATCATTTAATTATGATTTTTCAGACAGCAAATATAAATCTTCAAAAAATTTCTCTACTATTGATATAAACAGACTTACCTTAACATTTACTGATAGTTGACTCGTTTTTGGTCCATATAGGCATTGGATAAATGTGAATATTGGCGATTGTCAGATCAGAAGGGAAAGCCCCCTGGAGTTCTTGGATGGTGGCCGTCTCGTGCTGTTACTTTTATAGAAAATCATGATACTGGCTCTACCCAGGTTCGGACTTCCCTATACAAAATTATCTTGCTGCTTGAGTCTGAATATCTGATTGAGCATAGTTCATTTTCCTCTGCTGTCCTTCGTCCGTTGATATGAACATTTCTGCAACTAAGATTGGAGTTTATTAAATCAGGcattttcctttcaatttctttggattctttttatttatttatatatccaCATTTAGATCTGTATACTTTAGCAGTGTGCAATTATTGACATTTGTAAGTGTTCATTGCACAAAGTTTTATTAAGATAAAGCAAATTTTAGATGTAACATTTATAACTGAGATTGCTAAAACTATCAAATATTGCAACACTTCATATTTTCTCTTGAAGGGTCATTGGAGATTTCCAAGCGGAAAAGAGATGCAAGGATATGCATACATCCTTACTCACCCAGGAACTCCATCGGTGTTCTTTGATCACATATTCTCTCATTACAAGAGTGAAATATCCATGCTTTTGTCTGTCCGGCAACGGAACAAGCTACACTGCCGGAGTATAGTAAGTGTCATACTAGTAGAGTTTAATTTCTATACACTGGCAGCGTAAAACTCTTTTACACCAGCATACAATCAAGTgttattacataaagaaaattatAGGTCATCACTATTATGAGTTTAATTTGGATATGTGTTAGTGTAAAACTCTTTTTACATTGACATCTACTCAGATGTTGTCAATTTGTCATGTAGATAAATGTAATTAAAATCACATCTTATCTACGTGGTAGGTTGACAACACCGGATTGGATGTCAATGTAAAAGAGTATTATATCATTTTGTGTTTTGACATAGAAACCAAAtgcattatttatatttttatgcacAAATTAAAGGGTAATCTatgtaatataaaaattatgGTGTTCTTGGAGCACTCACCATTCTTTTTATTTGATGTTTAAGGTAAAAATATGTAAGGCAGAAAGGGATGTTTATGCTGCAATCATAGATGATAAAGTTGCTATGAAGATTGGACCTGGTCATTTTGAGCCACCAAGTGGATCCCAGAAATGGTCCTCAGCTCTGGAAGGAAGAGATTATAAGATTTGGGAGGCATCATAATATAGTTTGTGTCcgtatcttattaattaaaattaaaaccgaATATATATTCCATTGGAAAATTCTTCCAATTGATTATGCCATCTGCCTCAATTAGGAGGCATCATTGTACCACTGTATAGATTCTTCATATACAGAACCAGCATCATAGAGAAGTTCATTTAAGTCAAATGCAGGCTTATCCAGAACAAGAAAGAAAGCCTTCAAATCAGGAGAATTTGTATCAATATATGGAAATAATTTAAATGTAAGGGCACAAATGCATGGCATTGATAGTATTAAATAGCTCTTGATCAGGTTCAAATGTGGCAATGTATTCAGTTAATGTGAACAAAAATGGAATATTTACATGTATGCACCCTACTTTGAAGTTGTAATTTACTCAGCATTATTACTTAATATTTCAGA
Coding sequences:
- the LOC112791891 gene encoding alpha-amylase 3, chloroplastic; the encoded protein is MSMSTALTLEPLFGFNTRRDIPISIIHRSSKPKTLLLPPPSSLSSSTIIKSSSWSWSVSHKLHAPKFEAFAANTDTLEPLQSSDVLFSKIFPINRTELLEGKIFVRLDQGKDLRNWELTVGCNLPGKWVLHWGVSRLDDVGSEWDQPPRDMIPPGSVPIKDYAIETHLKKSTSSSEGDNFHEVKIDLTSNSEISAINFVLKDEETGAWFQHKGRDFKVPLVSYMKEDANIIGPKKGFSFWPGALGQISNILLKSEAMHSNDQNDGKQSSEPKQGNSQLEGFYVELPITKEVTVSNSISVSVKKCAETANNLLYLETDIPGEVLLHWGVCKDDMRKWEVPPAPHPAETVAFKNRALRTKLQSRDSGKGNSAEISVGEEFSGFLFVVKLDDNNWLNDKGNDFYIPLSSSSNSLTSKRKDQSEAVQREVTKVESQKESTSTFTDGIISEIRHLVTDISSEKTRKTKSKEAQESILQEIERLAAEAYSIFRTNVPTFSEETIVEPEAVAAVESETLVSPEAPKISSGTGTGYEILCQGFNWESHKSGRWYMELKEKAAELSSFGFTVVWLPPPTESVSPEGYMPKDLYNLNSRYGNIDELKDVVKSFHRAGIKVLGDVVLNHRCAHFKNQNGIWNIFGGRLNWDDRAIVADDPHFQGRGNKSSGDNFHAAPNIDHSQEFVRKDIKEWLLWLRKEIGYDGWRLDFVRGFWGGYVKDYLEASEPYFAVGEYWDSLSYTYGEMDHNQDAHRQRIIDWINATNGTAGAFDVTTKGILHSALDKCEYWRLSDQKGKPPGVLGWWPSRAVTFIENHDTGSTQGHWRFPSGKEMQGYAYILTHPGTPSVFFDHIFSHYKSEISMLLSVRQRNKLHCRSIVKICKAERDVYAAIIDDKVAMKIGPGHFEPPSGSQKWSSALEGRDYKIWEAS